From the genome of Tachysurus vachellii isolate PV-2020 chromosome 2, HZAU_Pvac_v1, whole genome shotgun sequence, one region includes:
- the jmjd1cb gene encoding probable JmjC domain-containing histone demethylation protein 2C isoform X3: protein MAVVVEARPELVGKRFLCVSGEAPPELAEIVHWPWRVGVIRAVSHRDTDNPELTVYVEFDDLEWEKREWVKVYEDFQIFLLEQQLVWAKRKEGSQLQGTRGKQIQWPALTFKPLVGKSVLGSITAVEFFSDRQLDFLTDDGACQPYQDEVDNLSPVLRDNPQLHEEVKSWVKDQKVQEIFMQGPYSLNGYRVRVYRQDSATQWFTGIITHHDLFSRTMVVMNDQVLEPQNVDPSMVQMTFLDNVVHSLLKGENIGITSRRRSRSSQNSNTAHGHYTRAQANSPRPVMNSSGSATKQGSQAQQQQSQHAQQQVSQQHQQQLQSSPGQQRLSRSTRRKGSDSSIPDDEKIKEEKMDSGGGRGDVTRNKSKQMVSKRRKAEDEEKKAGLKRIKMEASDLSESSDSENSNKRHLDSSSEPCSENELKSKGSLKASEEEENSQSCKDLEEPDANSRMSPWEEESTVDKIVKPTAMEVVPSAKSEHTGERRSPVRPSLQPPPSPCAHPQNLGPAEVHGCIVEIKSTVKTLPKDHFSTGAQRTHTPKCVIDITEDSSSHPTTRENLEAVSALLASQKHETFVPEARHVVLNPSVSECRKPEGELQHQLGQNLGSKIEFANSEVIRPVASVSESAAVAEREREKIQQQYPSIMPCIKNASLAEDVRKPQKLSSSPDVAKSKSNPSPDIFNPKCNPSPDAMKSKTHSVLEAMKPKPNTSPEVTKHKGRHNDNPPSTVARLSAKSDAEIPRSSFKPVPARTNPSESTKSPLIVDKNEHFTVYRDPALVRPEAKNNHVTYLPPHLHPLHSSSHATCLTPSSHHHSHLLPASSLSPHPSVHHPLLPTVLPAIPPTSLLGGHPRLDSGGLSHLALAHHHSHQQQQFLQQQPPPPLLPQTHGGAGYNQLGLYPIIWQYHNGTQHSYPPGLSLPGSKWVHPENAVNSDVSLPRNTSSPWIHQPTPVSSADSLGILSHVPGRPASADPHRPLKITSHSSPPLSKTSADHHKGELESKVFVDPMRGLVTAHLKQEPDRSRTPNSIELQRLYMDSSHIKQQTQPPRLPLDNPDRAIKYKEENRRILQESIEVAPFTAKIRSGELEREPYARIPSLPISGPPKENEHSSSDLYKYKHSAVQSLPQSNYFTTLSNSVVNEPPRLYPSKELTSLSVSSPLPLGSYTSSRGSAKSLSKPPPLIKHQPEGEGLVGKISEQLSQQVALNPLSTTAAASERHSPAVSPSNQLRSMPALHRAPVFHPPTQQTLDRKEAGCGRLSPPTLTPIQPVSVAGKVSEQQKPPTLLPELREVKSSVELGSSESWRSDSQNHDKTAQWHSDKSEGKPQAATASVIVRSRTCIKYDSSPGSKTGTKETSVSRPHTGKNQLDCTKLTETREPGRVIQQNTNREDFFLQYKKNFVRVSHGSFPSSAVAVVNSKCNSSTDVTTSASAASTYNALSRGTTELPYSTPAAQGSCNINRLDGPVPKCRTPTGPELQECNARTSSPSGQLLQPGLSPAPQPYSGNFIHLKKHKAALAAAQSRGSSSASESEGSSRSSQESPTIINQDRASPGNPASKACPLPNGQSSQMNQPNYHKLKKAWLTRHSEEDRNTNKVEKMPDAVSEIIKPCTVNLVASTSSDAEIGKDGKCLEDKMSLEERKPRRGPSKRPHDSGSDSGDDSDGSDSKQEQRAKRQPKPTYKKKQNDMQKKKGENEKDEDDIKPNGIFRSAKEKTKLKLASSNGIPRSVLKDWRKVKKLKQTGESFLQDDSCSEIGPNLQKCRECRSIRTKKGEEPTHSPVFCRFYYFRRLSYSKNGVIRIDGFSYPDQHDEEALSLWAPDACEENDLDLETSKYILSYIGDKFCQLVMSEKTAATWIKKDAKIAWKRAVRGVRESCDACEATLFNIHWVCQKCGFVVCLDCYKAKEKKNSKDKELYTWLKCVKGQPHDHKHLMPTQIIPGTVLTDVVNAMHMLREKFGIKGHCTCANKQNILNKLPSTNGVSQVLQNVLNHSNKLSLCKPEACQHNLGQKVEANGGSSPASDTSTDSKLTPPESQSPLHFLADLAEQKSREEKKENKESVVGKVKEENSDALETLHCKASSLVANSTEQGSTLRDLLTTTAGKLRLGSTDAGIAFAPVYSTASQTGKSRTMPNILDDIIASVVENKIPADRSTKQSPKAKPQEEAKTEKKLAEDMPEQHADIPHCWLHDRRLLWLKDHRNNNNWKLFRECWKQGQPVLVSGVHKKLNASLWKAEAFSQEFADHQGDLLNCKDGVVSNSGIKEFWDGFDDLTKRPKSRDGEAIVYRLKDWPSGEEFMALMPSRYDDLMKNLPLPEYSDPEGNLNLASHLPSFFVRPDLGPRLCCAYGVASSQEQDFGTANLHMEVSDVVSVLVYVGVAKGNGVLSKTGVLKRLEEEDLDDNVKKRLKDSSETPGALWHVYASKDLEKVKEFLHKISKEQGVEMPPEHDPIREPGWYLSRKQRQRLLEEHSIQGSTIVQFLGDSVLVPAGALHQVQNLHSCIQVINDFVSPEHVVHSFHLTQELRSSKEEINYEDKLQVKNIFYHCVKDAVGTLKRCSAEAQEEEEASS from the exons GATGAAGTGGACAACTTGAGTCCTGTTCTCAGGGACAATCCACAGCTTCATGAAGAAGTGAAAAGCTGGGTAAAAGACCAAAAGGTGCAGGAAATATTTATGCAAG GTCCCTATTCTTTAAATGGATACCGCGTACGTGTTTACAGGCAAGACTCAGCCACCCAGTGGTTCACGGGCATCATTACTCATCACGACCTCTTCAGCCGCACTATGGTTGTGATGAATGATCAG GTACTAGAGCCTCAGAACGTTGATCCCTCTATGGTACAGATGACCTTTCTGGACAATGTGGTCCATTCTTTGTTGAAAGGAGAAAATATAGGCATCACATCCAGAAGGAGATCACGCTCTAGCCAGAATAGCAACACTGCCCAC GGTCATTACACACGTGCCCAGGCCAACAGTCCCAGACCGGTGATGAACTCATCAGGCTCTGCTACCAAGCAGGGTTCACAGGCCCAGCAGCAACAGTCCCAGCATGCTCAGCAGCAGGTATCCCAGCAGCACCAACAACAGCTGCAGTCATCACCAGGGCAACAGCGCTTGTCCCGATCAACGCGTAGGAAGGGATCAGACAGCAGCATCCCAGATGATGAGAAGATCAAAGAGGAAAAGATGGACTCTGGAGGTGGAAGAGGAG ATGTTACAAGGAACAAATCAAAACAGATGGTGAGCAAACGGAGgaaagctgaagatgaagagaagaagGCTGGCCTTAAACGGATAAAGATGGAGGCATCAGATCTTTCAGAGAGCAGCGACTCTGAGAACTCCAATAAGAGGCACCTGGACTCATCCTCAGAACCATGCTctgaaaatgaactgaaaagTAAGGGCAGTTTAAAAGccagtgaggaagaggagaattCCCAGAGCTGCAAGGATCTAGAGGAACCTGATGCCAATAGCAGGATGTCACCCTGGGAGGAGGAATCTACTGTAGATAAGATTGTCAAGCCAACAGCCATGGAAGTGGTGCCCTCTGCCAAGAGCGAACATACAGGGGAGAGGAGGTCCCCGGTACGGCCTTCCCTACAGCCCCCTCCCAGCCCCTGTGCACACCCTCAGAACTTAGGTCCTGCTGAGGTTCACGGGTGCATTGTGGAAATAAAAAGCACTGTGAAAACTCTCCCCAAGGATCATTTTAGCACAGGGgcacaaagaacacacacaccaaagtgtgtaaTTGACATCACAGAGGACTCTAGCTCCCACCCAACAACCAGAGAGAACTTAGAGGCTGTGTCTGCCCTTTTGGCCTCTCAGAAACATGAAACTTTTGTCCCTGAAGCCAGACATGTTGTGCTAAACCCCTCAGTCTCTGAATGCAGGAAGCCAGAGGGTGAGCTGCAGCATCAGTTAGGCCAGAACTTGGGCAGCAAGATAGAATTTGCCAACTCTGAGGTTATCCGACCTGTGGCTTCGGTAAGCGAATCAGCTGCTGTGGccgaaagagaaagggagaaaatacAGCAGCAGTACCCTTCAATCATGCCTTGCATCAAGAATGCTTCCCTTGCTGAAGATGTTCGAAAACCACAGAAACTTAGCTCATCACCAGATGTGGCCAAGTCCAAGTCCAACCCTTCACCTGACATCTTTAATCCTAAGTGCAATCCCTCTCCTGACGCTATGAAGTCGAAAACCCACAGTGTCCTGGAGGCCATGAAGCCTAAACCAAACACTTCCCCTGAAGTGACCAAACACAAAGGACGACACAATGACAACCCCCCATCCACTGTTGCCCGGTTGTCTGCTAAGTCAGATGCAGAAATCCCACGCTCCAGCTTCAAGCCTGTTCCTGCTCGAACTAATCCCTCTGAGTCCACCAAGAGCCCTCTGATCGTTGACAAAAATGAGCACTTTACAGTGTATCGTGACCCAGCACTGGTGCGGCCTGAGGCCAAGAACAACCATGTTACTTACCTTCCTCCCCACCTCCATCCACTCCACAGCTCCTCTCACGCTACTTGCCTGACACCTAGCTCACACCACCACTCCCACCTATTACCTGCATCTTCCCTGAGCCCACACCCTTCGGTGCACCACCCCTTGCTTCCCACCGTGTTGCCTGCCATTCCACCGACGTCCCTGCTGGGTGGCCACCCTCGCCTTGACTCAGGTGGACTCAGTCATCTGGCTCTAGCTCATCACCACTCACACCAGCAACAACAGTTTTTGCAACAGCAACCGCCCCCACCGCTGCTGCCCCAGACACATGGTGGAGCTGGCTACAACCAGCTGGGCCTATACCCCATCATTTGGCAGTACCATAATGGCACGCAGCATTCCTATCCTCCTGGACTTAGCCTGCCTGGGTCAAAGTGGGTGCATCCAGAAAATGCTGTGAACTCAGATGTTAGCCTGCCAAGG AACACCTCCAGCCCCTGGATCCATCAGCCCACCCCTGTGAGCTCAGCAGACAGCCTAGGGATTCTGAGCCATGTCCCAGGTAGACCAGCCAGTGCTGACCCCCACAGGCCCCTTAAAATCACATCACACTCCAGCCCTCCACTCTCTAAAACATCTGCAGATCATCATAAAgg GGAGTTGGAAAGTAAGGTTTTTGTAGATCCTATGCGTGGCCTGGTAACAGCCCATCTGAAGCAGGAGCCAGACCGAAGCCGGACACCCAACAGTATAGAGTTGCAGCGTCTCTACATGGATTCATCTCACATAAAGCAGCAGACACAGCCTCCCCGCCTGCCACTGGACAACCCAGACCGGGCCATTAAGTACAAGGAGGAGAACCGCCGCATTCTACAGGAGAGTATTGAGGTGGCCCCCTTTACTGCCAAGATCCGGTCAGGAGAGCTAGAGCGTGAGCCCTATGCTCGCATTCCCTCCCTCCCCATTAGTGGACCACCTAAGGAGAATGAACATTCTTCCTCTGATCTTTATAAGTACAAGCACTCTGCTGTTCAATCACTTCCGCAGAGCAACTATTTCACCACCCTGTCCAACAGTGTGGTGAATGAGCCACCCCGTCTCTATCCTTCCAAAGAGCTCACCTCCCTTTCTGTTTCAAGTCCCCTGCCTCTGGGCTCCTACACCAGTAGCAGAGGCAGTGCAAAGTCCCTGTCCAAGCCTCCCCCACTCATCAAGCACCAGCCAGAGGGTGAGGGCCTGGTGGGGAAGATCAGCGAGCAGCTCAGTCAACAGGTGGCCCTGAACCCCCTCAGTACCACAGCAGCAGCCAGTGAACGCCACAGTCCAGCTGTCTCACCCTCAAACCAACTCAGGAGCATGCCTGCCCTGCACAGGGCACCTGTCTTTCATCCGCCCACCCAGCAAACACTGGACCGCAAGGAGGCTGGCTGCGGTCGCCTCTCCCCGCCCACACTCACCCCCATTCAGCCAGTCAGTGTGGCTGGGAAGGTATCAGAGCAACAGAAGCCCCCCACTCTGCTGCCAGAGCTCAGGGAGGTGAAGAGCAGTGTAGAGCTGGGTTCCAGTGAGTCATGGAGGTCTGACTCACAGAACCATGATAAAACAGCTCAGTGGCACTCAGACAAAAGTGAAGGGAAGCCACAGGCAGCCACAGCCTCTGTTATTGTTCGCTCTAGAACCTGCATTAAGTATGACAGCTCACCGGGCTCTAAGACTGGCACCAAGGAGACATCTGTCAGTAGGCCACATACAGGCAAAAACCAACTGGACTGCACTAAACTGACTGAGACGAGAGAACCTGGAAGAGTTATCCAGCAAAACACAAATagggaggatttttttttgcaatacaaAAAGAACTTTGTCCGAGTCTCCCATGGCAGCTTTCCCAGCTCTGCAGTAGCTGTTGTTAACTCAAAGTGCAATAGCAGTACTGATGTAACCACTTCTGCCTCTGCTGCTTCCACATACAATGCGCTAAGTCGAGGCACAACTGAACTGCCATATTCCACCCCAGCTGCTCAGGGCAGCTGTAACATTAACAGACTAGATGGCCCTGTACCCAAGTGCAGGACTCCAACCGGCCCTGAGCTGCAGGAGTGCAATGCCAGGACATCCTCCCCCAGTGGCCAGCTGCTGCAGCCTGGTTTGTCCCCAGCTCCACAGCCCTACTCTGGGAACTTCATCCACCTGAAGAAGCACAAGGCCGCCTTGGCTGCTGCCCAGTCCCGTGGATCAAGCAGTGCCTCAGAGAGCGAAGGCAGCAGTCGATCCTCTCAGGAATCACCCACCATCATCAACCAGGACCGTGCCTCACCTGGCAACCCAGCCAGCAAAGCCTGCCCCTTACCCAATGGCCAGTCATCACAGATGAACCAGCCCAACTACCACAAGCTGAAGAAAGCTTGGCTCACTCGGCACTCAGAGGAAGATCGTAACACAAACAAGGTGGAGAAGATGCCCGATGCCGTCTCTGAGATCATTAAGCCGTGCACAGTGAACCTAGTAGCATCCACCTCCAGTGATGCAGAGATAGGCAAAGATGGCAAATGCCTAGAGGATAAAATGAGCCTGGAGGAAAGGAAACCGCGGCGAGGTCCCTCCAAGCGGCCACATGACTCCGGCTCGGACAGTGGTGATGACTCAGATGGCAGTGACAGCAAGCAGGAGCAGAGAGCAAAGAGGCAGCCTAAGCCCACCtacaagaaaaaacagaatgaCATGCAAAAGAAGAAAGGGGAGAATGAAAAGGATGAGGATGATATCAAGCCCAATGGCATTTTCAGAAGTGCCAAGGAGAAAACCAAACTTAAACTGGCCAGCAGCA ACGGTATTCCTCGCTCAGTGCTGAAAGACTGGAGGAAAGTGAAGAAGCTGAAGCAAACGGGTGAGTCCTTCCTGCAGGATGATTCATGTTCAGAGATTGGCCCCAACCTGCAGAAGTGCCGCGAGTGCCGCTCTATCCGCACCAAGAAAGGAGAAGAGCCCACCCACTCTCCTGTCTTCTGCCGCTTCTACTATTTCCGCCG CCTTTCATATAGTAAGAACGGAGTTATCCGGATCGATGGCTTCTCATACCCTGACCAGCACGATGAGGAGGCTTTGAGTCTCTGGGCTCCAGATGCATGTGAAGAGAATGATCTGGACCTGGAAACCTCTAAATATATTCTCAGCTACATCGGAGACAAGTTCTGCCAGCTGGTCATGAGTGAGAAGACTGCAGCCACATGGATAAAAAAAGACG CCAAGATAGCCTGGAAACGGGCGGTGAGGGGGGTGCGTGAGAGCTGCGACGCATGCGAGGCCACATTGTTCAACATTCACTGGGTGTGCCAGAAATGTGGATTTGTGGTGTGCTTGGACTGCTACAAGgcaaaggagaagaagaactccAAAg ACAAAGAGCTGTACACCTGGCTGAAGTGTGTCAAGGGACAGCCACATGATCACAAGCACTTGATGCCAACACAGATTATTCCAGGAACAG TCTTGACAGACGTGGTAAATGCCATGCACATGCTCAGGGAGAAGTTTGGCATCAAAGGGCACTGCACCTGTGCCAACAAGCAGAACATCCTCAACAAGCTCCCATCCACTAACGGCGTTTCTCAG GTCCTTCAGAACGTGCTGAATCACAGCAACAAGCTTTCCCTGTGCAAGCCTGAGGCCTGCCAGCACAATTTGGGACAGAAGGTGGAGGCGAATGGGGGCAGCAGCCCAGCAAGTGACACCAGCACTGATAGCAAGCTCACGCCGCCTGAATCTCAGTCACCACTGCACTTTCTGGCCGACTTGGCCGAACAGAAATCCCgggaagagaagaaag AGAACAAGGAGTCAGTTGTAGGGAAGGTGAAGGAAGAGAACAGTGATGCTCTGGAGACTTTGCACTGTAAAGCGTCATCTCTGGTGGCCAACAGCACAGAGCAAGGCTCCACACTGAGGGACCTGCTCACCACCACGGCCGGAAAACTGCGCTTGGGCTCCACCGATGCCGGCATCGCCTTCGCCCCGGTCTACTCCACTGCTTCACAG ACTGGGAAAAGTCGCACTATGCCTAACATCCTGGATGACATCATTGCTTCAGTGGTAGAGAACAAGATACCGGCAGACCGCAGCACCAAGCAGAGCCCAAAGGCTAAACCCCAGGAAGAGGCCAAGACCGAGAAGAAACTAGCCGAGGACATGCCTGAGCAGCACGCAGACATCCCCCACTGCTGGTTGCATGATCGTAGACTGCTCTGGCTCAAAGACCAccgcaacaacaacaactggaAGCTGTTCCGAGAGTGCTGGAAGCAGGGACAG CCTGTGCTTGTCTCAGGGGTTCACAAGAAACTCAACGCCAGCCTGTGGAAGGCTGAAGCTTTCAGCCAGGAGTTCGCTGACCACCAGGGGGATCTGCTGAATTGCAAGGACGGCGTGGTTTCCAACTCAGGCATCAAAGAGTTCTGGGATGGCTTTGATGACCTGACAA AACGGCCCAAATCCAGAGATGGTGAGGCAATTGTGTACAGGCTAAAAGACTGGCCTTCAGGAGAAGAGTTTATGGCTCTAATGCCTTCCAG gtatgATGATCTGATGAAGAACCTCCCTCTGCCTGAATATTCAGACCCCGAGGGGAATTTGAACTTGGCCTCCCATCTCCCCTCGTTCTTTGTGCGACCCGACTTAGGCCCTCGTCTCTGCTGCGCATATG GCGTTGCCTCATCTCAGGAGCAGGACTTTGGTACAGCCAACTTGCACATGGAAGTGTCCGACGTCGTCAGCGTGCTCGTTTACGTTGGAGTGGCCAAAGGGAATGGCGTCCTCTCTAAAACAG GAGTGCTGAAGAGGCTGGAGGAAGAGGATCTAGATGACAATGTGAAGAAGAGATTAAAGGATTCGAGTGAGACTCCTGGAGCCTTATGGCACGTCTATGCGAGCAAAGACTTGGAGAAAGTGAAAGAATTTCTGCACAAG ATCTCTAAAGAGCAGGGTGTGGAGATGCCACCAGAGCACGATCCAATCAGGGAGCCTGGCTGGTACCTGAGCCGCAAGCAGAGGCAGCGTCTGCTGGAGGAGCACAGTATACAGGGCAGCACCATCGTCCAGTTCCTAGGAGACTCAGTCCTGGTCCCTGCTGGAGCCCTGCACCAg GTGCAGAACTTGCACAGCTGCATTCAGGTGATCAATGACTTTGTCTCGCCGGAGCATGTGGTGCACTCCTTTCACTTAACCCAGGAGCTGCGCTCCTCCAAAGAGGAAATCAACTATGAAGATAAGCTACAG gtcaaGAACATCTTTTACCACTGTGTAAAGGATGCTGTGGGAACATTAAAGCGGTGCAGTGCTGAGGctcaggaggaagaggaggcaaGCTCATGA